In the Candidatus Polarisedimenticolia bacterium genome, TTCGGACCCAGGAACGCCGCCAGCTGCCGGCTCTTGAATTCGCGCGCCGAGCTCTCCGGGTGGACGCCGTGGGACAGGATGAACAGGTGCGAGCCGTAATCGTCGATCTTGGGATGGTGCCGGCGGGCCTCGCAGTCTTCGATGGCCAGGGGGTGGACATGAAACGTGGACGTCAGGAAGCCGGCCTCGTCGCCGATCGGACCGCTCAGGTCCACCCAGATCGTGGTGCCGGCGGTCTTGAGGAGATCGGGCAGCCGCTCCTTCGTCACCGCCTCGTCCAGCTTCCCTTCGGCGCTGCAGGCGACGATCGTGAGCATGGCGCCCCTCCGTCACACGGTCTGGCGCGGCGGATGATAGCACGCGCGATCGCCCAGGCTCCCGCCGCGGTCGGCGCGGCGGCGGCCGCGCTCATCGCGACCGCCCTGGCCGCCTGCGCCGGCGCGCCGCCGGAAGCGCCCGCCGATCTCCTGATCGTCGGCGGTCGCGTGTTCACCGTCGAGCCGGGTCGCCCCTGGGCCGAGGCGGTGGCGGTCAGAGGCGATCGCATCGTCAAGGTGGGGACCGAGGCGGAGGTCCGGACCCTGAAGGGCCCGAACACCCGCGAGTACGACGCCACGGGCGGCGTCGTCCTCCCCGGGATCAACGACTCCCACACCCATTTCCTGGACGGCTCTCTCGGCCTGGACCAGGTCGACCTGACGGGGGCCACGACCCTGCCCGAGATCCAGGAGAAGGTCAGGCAGTTCGCGGCCGGACATCCGGACGAGCCGTGGATCCTGGGGACCGGGTGGCTGTATTCCAGCTTCCCCGGGAGGTTTCCGAAGCGCGGCGAGCTCGACGCCGCCGAGGCGGTCCGTCCCGTGTTCCTGTACTCGTACGACGGCCATTCGGCGTGGTGCAACAGCGCCGCGCTGAAGGCCGCCGGCATCACCGCGACGACACCGCAGCTCGAAAAAAGCCAGGGGGAGATCGTCAAGGACCCGAAGTCCGGTGCTCCGACCGGCACGCTCAAGGAGGGGGCGACCTCCCTCGTCGAGCGGGTCGTCCCGAAGCCGTCGCACGAGAAGAAGAAGGCCGCGCTGGTTCAGGGAATGCGGCGGGCCAACAGCCTCGGCGTCACCAGCGTGCAGAACTGCAGCGGCGGCCAGGACGAGATCGACCTGTACGCCGAGCTGCAGCGGGAGGGGCTCATCACGGTGCGGACCTCCACGGCGTTCACCATGCCCGACACCCCCGAGGAGCTGACCGACTCCCTGGTCGCGACGATCGAGGCGGCGCGGCAGGCGCACCAGGATCACTTCGTGCGCGCCGGCACCGTCAAGTTCTTCGCCGACGGGGTGATCGAGTCGAACACCGCGGCGATGCTGGCCCCCTACTCGAACGATCCGTCGACCCGGGGCGCCGCGCGCTACGATCCCGCCAGGCTCGAGACGATGGTCGATCGGATGGACGCGAAGGGCTTCCAGATCTACATCCACGCCATCGGCGACCGCGGCGTGCGCATGTCGCTCGACGCCCTGGAGAACGCGATGCGCGCCCGCCCCGGCCGGGACCGCCGGCACCGCCTGGAGCACATCGAGACGATCGACGCCGCCGACATCCCCCGCTTCGGCGCGCTCGGGATCATCGTCAGCATGCAGCCGTACCACGCCTACCCCGAGCCGAA is a window encoding:
- a CDS encoding amidohydrolase is translated as MIARAIAQAPAAVGAAAAALIATALAACAGAPPEAPADLLIVGGRVFTVEPGRPWAEAVAVRGDRIVKVGTEAEVRTLKGPNTREYDATGGVVLPGINDSHTHFLDGSLGLDQVDLTGATTLPEIQEKVRQFAAGHPDEPWILGTGWLYSSFPGRFPKRGELDAAEAVRPVFLYSYDGHSAWCNSAALKAAGITATTPQLEKSQGEIVKDPKSGAPTGTLKEGATSLVERVVPKPSHEKKKAALVQGMRRANSLGVTSVQNCSGGQDEIDLYAELQREGLITVRTSTAFTMPDTPEELTDSLVATIEAARQAHQDHFVRAGTVKFFADGVIESNTAAMLAPYSNDPSTRGAARYDPARLETMVDRMDAKGFQIYIHAIGDRGVRMSLDALENAMRARPGRDRRHRLEHIETIDAADIPRFGALGIIVSMQPYHAYPEPNLLSVWAANIGPERVERAFAWNAIARAGGRLVFGSDWPVVTIDPLIGIHNAVLRQNTDGTPAGGWVPAQRVTLDEAIAAYTLNGAYGSFEEDAKGSIKEGKLADLALFSPDLFKVPAADIHKSRVILTVFNGREVYRAPAP